Proteins encoded together in one Telopea speciosissima isolate NSW1024214 ecotype Mountain lineage chromosome 4, Tspe_v1, whole genome shotgun sequence window:
- the LOC122658798 gene encoding deoxyuridine 5'-triphosphate nucleotidohydrolase, whose protein sequence is MVQQDVETNNHCSEAKEPALKIPKITHYGVSEVFPLLKVKKLSENAVLPKRGSMLAAGYDLSSATEAKVPARGKALVPTDLSIAIPEGTYARIAPRSGLAWKNSIDVGAGVIDADYRGPIGVILFNHADVDFEVKLGDRIAQLILEKIITPKVLEVEDLDSTVRGDGGFGSTGV, encoded by the exons ATGGTTCAGCAAGACGTAGAGACCAACAACCATTGCTCTGAAGCAAAAGAACCTGCACTAAAGATCCCGAAAATCACCCATTATGGCGTTTCGGAGGTTTTTCCACTTCTGAAAGTGAAAAAGCTCTCGGAAAATGCCGTTTTGCCTAAAAGAGGATCGATGCTTGCGGCAGGCTACGACCTCTCCAG TGCGACGGAGGCCAAAGTCCCAGCTAGAGGAAAAGCCCTCGTTCCGACGGATTTGAGCATTGCCATACCAGAGGGGACTTACGCACGAATCG CACCACGATCCGGCTTGGCTTGGAAGAACTCGATTGATGTAGGGGCTGGTGTAATCGATGCAGACTATAGAGGTCCCATTGGAGTTATCCTTTTCAACCACGCTGATGTCGATTTTGAAGTAAAACTTGGTGATCGGATTGCCCAGTTGATCCTTGAAAAGATCATAACGCCTAAAGTGTTGGAGGTTGAAGATCTGGACTCAACTGTGAGAGGAGATGGGGGGTTTGGATCTACTGGTGTTTGA